GAATCTGGTTGGGCGCGAGCGACCACGCACCGGTGCAGCCGAGGAGGAAGGCGTTGCGGAATTGGGCTTCGCAGGCGGCTTCATCCTTGATGTCGCCGAAGGGGCCGTAGAAGGCGCGCAGGCCATGGGCAACTGCCACATCAACCATCCGCGCAATCGTGTAGTGCCAGAGGTCTTGCTGATAGAATGGCCGCTCGGCCTGACCTTCTTGCGGGTCGGCCAGCACGCCGTAGAAGGGGTGCCCACCGCCGACACGGGTGGTCTTCATGCCACGCGAAGCGGCGAGATCAGCCGGCCCCAGACTGAAGCCGTGCATGCGGGGGCTGGCACCGGCAATTTCTTCCAGATTGACCATGCCCTGGGCGGTTTCTAGCAGAGCATGGATCAGAATCGGCTTTTTGATCTGGTGGCGGGCTTCGAGCAGCGCCAGATACTGATCAACGAAGTGAATGTCCCACGGCCCCTCGACCTTCGGGATCATAATCACATCGAGTTTATTGCCCACCGCGGCCACAATCTCGGCAATATCGTCGAGCACCCATGGGCTGTTGAGCGCATTGACCCGCACCCAGAGCGCGGTATCGCCGAAATCGGTTGCTTTGACTACCTCGATAAAGCCGTTGCGGGCGGCCTCTTTGGCGTCCATCGGAATCGCGTCTTCCAGATTGCCGCACAGCACATCAACCTGTTTGGCGACTTCGGGAATACGGGCGCGAATCTTTTCCACGTGGGGCGGAAAAAAGTGGACGACCCGCTCTGGGCGAACCGGCAGCTCGCGGATCGGCTCCGGAGCACCGATGGCCAACGGTTTGTAGAAGTTGTGAGCTAGCTTGCGCATGATCTTCTCCCTCCGTGTTTCAATCTCATCATTCGGCGGCAGTGCATACGGCTACGCTGCCCGATCTGGCCCGGCCACAATCCCTTCATCGTGCAAGCGACCGACTTCAGCTTCACTCAAGCCCAGCACCTCCAGCAAAATCTCATCGGTGTGCTCGCCGAGCCGGGGCGCAGGCTGGACAGGCAGACGCGGGACGGCAGTGAAATCCAGCGGCGAACCCGGCATCAGGTAGCTCCCAATGCCGGGCTGCTCGACCATCGCAAACATCGGGTTATCGGTGGAGCAGTCGGGGTCCTGGGCAATCGCTTCCCGTACCGTGCGGTACGGCGCCCAGGTGACGCGGTGCTGTTCAAAGATGCGTCGTACCTCGGCCAGCGTGCGGGCGTGGAACCAGGGTTCAAGCAGCGCAGCGATCTCGTGGCGGGCACGGAAGCGGTCGCCTTCCTCGTCCATATTCAGCCCCAGCCGCGCACCGAGCGCATTGAACGCATCCGTCAGACCGGTCGCCTTGCCCAGCGCCTTCCACTGCAAATCGGTCAAACCAACCACCATCACCCGCTTCCCATCGAGGGTCTCGAAATCGCGCCCGAACGCCCCGTAGAGATAATTCCCCTGCCGTGGACGGTCGGTATCGTTGATCATCACCTCGGCAATCATCCCCAGATGGCCGATCATCGCCAGCCCGACATCCTTCAGCGCAATCTTCACCAGTTGCCCCTCACCGGTCAGCCGACGGTGACGCTCGGCAGCCAGCAGACCGAGCGCAATCATCTGCCCGGTCACAATATCCCAGGCCGGCAGCACGTGATTAACCACATCAGGCGTCGTGACCGGGCCGGTCATAAACGGCAGCCCCAACTGCGGGTTAACGGTGTAATCCACCTCTGACCCGCCATCGCGCCGCCCGACCAGATTGACCATAATCAGGTCGGCGCGGTGACGCTTCAGCTCATCGTAACTCAACCAACCGCGCGCCGGAAAATTGGTAATAAAG
This genomic window from Chloroflexus aurantiacus J-10-fl contains:
- a CDS encoding HpcH/HpaI aldolase/citrate lyase family protein, translated to MRKLAHNFYKPLAIGAPEPIRELPVRPERVVHFFPPHVEKIRARIPEVAKQVDVLCGNLEDAIPMDAKEAARNGFIEVVKATDFGDTALWVRVNALNSPWVLDDIAEIVAAVGNKLDVIMIPKVEGPWDIHFVDQYLALLEARHQIKKPILIHALLETAQGMVNLEEIAGASPRMHGFSLGPADLAASRGMKTTRVGGGHPFYGVLADPQEGQAERPFYQQDLWHYTIARMVDVAVAHGLRAFYGPFGDIKDEAACEAQFRNAFLLGCTGAWSLAPNQIPIAKRVFSPDVNEVLFAKRILEAMPDGSGVAMIDGKMQDDATWKQAKVIVDLARMIAKKDPDLAQAYGL
- a CDS encoding 2-methylfumaryl-CoA isomerase codes for the protein MKGILHGLRVVEGSAFVAAPLGGMTLAQLGADVIRFDPIGGGLDYKRWPVTLDGKHSLFWAGLNKGKRSIAIDIRHPRGQELLTQLICAPGEHAGLFITNFPARGWLSYDELKRHRADLIMVNLVGRRDGGSEVDYTVNPQLGLPFMTGPVTTPDVVNHVLPAWDIVTGQMIALGLLAAERHRRLTGEGQLVKIALKDVGLAMIGHLGMIAEVMINDTDRPRQGNYLYGAFGRDFETLDGKRVMVVGLTDLQWKALGKATGLTDAFNALGARLGLNMDEEGDRFRARHEIAALLEPWFHARTLAEVRRIFEQHRVTWAPYRTVREAIAQDPDCSTDNPMFAMVEQPGIGSYLMPGSPLDFTAVPRLPVQPAPRLGEHTDEILLEVLGLSEAEVGRLHDEGIVAGPDRAA